From Pseudomonadota bacterium:
AATAACTCTAAATTGTCTTTGCACTCCTCTATTTCCATCAACATTGCATCTACTGCATCTCGTCGCACATATAATTCCCGCATACATCGCCATAATTTCGATTGATGCGTGGGTTCTTTATTAATAATGAAATACTTCATTTGAAAGAAACTGTGTCGATTTACCACGTCTCTCGTATCTAAAAGTTCGCATATTTCTTTATAAACATCTCTTGACATTGATCTATCCTTTTGTTAAATTTAATAGAGTAATGGGGTGAAATATAGAGGAATTAAAATGGGATATCTTGCTGGTAAAAAACTTTATCTTAGTGGGGCTATCGAGCATGCTGATCCTAAGGATAATTGGCGAATAGAGCCAATGCATGTGTTTAAAGAATGGTTCAACATTGATGTGTTTGATCCATACTCCGATCCAAAACAACAGTGGTTCTTACCCCTTGTTGAAGCTAAAAAACAGCGTGATTTCGACAAAATGGCAGACATAGCCAAACGTTTCGTCCGAAAAGACCTGCAACAGGTTCAAAAATCCAATATTGTCGTCGCCTATCTTCCCAAGGATGTTCGCACCACAGGCACACATCACGAAATCATAGAAGCCAATGACTTAAAAATACCAACCTTGTTGGTGTCTGAACGCAAGGAAGAGGTTCCATTGTGGTATTATGGATTCATTGACCACAAATACATGTTTGATGGCTGGGTCAGTTTATATGATTATCTGAGGGAAGTCGATGCAGGAGACCACAAGGATGATTTTCTTTGGGCTTTTGTTTATGGACTAATTTAATGAGAAACATATATTTAATATTTCCGAAAGACAGGGTTGGCGACGAACCAGCTATGGCTGGTGTTGTGGTGGCTGATTACGATAAAGCCATACAAGAGGAAGGTCCAGATTTTTTGGACGAACCCTTGATTTTTACTGACTTCCTATCAGTAATACTAACGCTTCAAGAAGCTGAAATTGTTCAAGTATATGTTACTTGTCCTCGTTTCCAGCCAGAGGATGGCGTAAAAGAGAAGGCAGAAGCTGTTTTGCGAAAACTTGGATTTGATGTTTTAGAGCATTTGAGTCCCTAAAATTGCTTTAAATCTTGTTCCTTGTTCTATCGCATGAGCCGCCCACCAAAGTTTCGACTCAACCAAAGACTCACCATCAGAAAAATCTCCAACTGCCTTAAATGTTTTTTGGTGAATAAAAGTCCCATTCAGACTGGCATCTGGAAACTTGTTTTTAATGTTGCAGGGCTCGCCTTTTCGATTATGATCCATCACAATTGGAAAAAGCACATCTGTTTCTTGATCTATGAACAAAGAGTATTTTTGCACAACACTAGACCTAACATTCACTCCCTCCATTACTAATAAATTCCATTCCTTGTGTCCTCTGCGAATGGCAGCATTCATTAAAGATGTTATTGTGTCTTTACCCTTGTAAACAGAACAAATATTACTTATTTCTTTTACAGAAGCCGGGCAGGCATTTCTAGGAACAACACAAATAAAAGGCACTTCTGGGTGATTATTCCTGATAGATCGCACGGTACACATAATGGCACCGATGTTTTGTTCTGGGCATAGTATCCCTATGCCGAAATTTAATTTTTTATATTGATGTAAAATCATTAGGTATAAAGTGTATCAAAGTCAATTCTGACAATATCACTTGGGTCAAGGGTTCGATTAAAAATGAATGTGCCAGTAATTTCATCGGGTATGAAACTGGTTGCTGTCCAAGTAGTTGCCAGCGAATCTGGCACAAGCACAACTATATCAGAGTATACTCTCACACCATTTATATAAACCCTCAAAGTATCTGCTATAAAAACTGTGGATAATGAGGTTGTTTTATAACTTGCATAATCTGTAGTGACAGGCTCTAAACCATAATAATGTTTGTGAACAGCCGTTGTTGGAAACGCCATGTGGGCTTTAATAGAACTTGGAGCATTTACTTCCCATGTGATGGTATCACTAGATTCTACTTCCACAACAGCGTCCACGAATGATGTGGTAACTGATGGAGTATGCACATTAATTGAGAAAGCAGTAGCCGTATCCGATATAAGGGCAAGCTTATCACTCTCAGCCAATGTCATTTTTACATAAACACCAAGCGGATCATCAGCATGATCGGCTATATTATGCAATGCTGTGTCTATAGCATCGGCTTTCAAGGTGCCATCGTCATTTATCGCCACTCTAAGTCGATTGCTCAGAGTGCCAGACGTGCCAATGGATTCTCTCATTAAAGCGGAATTGATATCAACAGCATCGTTAATAATCTCTTCTCTGGTATAGATGGTGTGCAAGGGGAGATTATCATAATCTATTTGATATGGCATCATCGCCTGATACAATGTTTCGGGTATAAGATTTAAGTTTGGCATATCTTATTTATGGTCTGAACAATAGAATTAAACAACTGCTCTTCCAATCATTTTCTCCCAATCCTTTTCTGGCCTTATTTCCAGATTTTTATCCCAAACAGCCTGCATGACTTTAGGATCAATTTTTAACTCTCTGGCTAAATACATCAAACCATTTAAATCTTTGGGAAAACAACTTCCTGAAAATCCACATAATCCAGTTCCATCATTGCCAGGAACACCCCAATGAGATGTGCCCAATCGACTGTCTTTTGTGGCAATTTCTATTACTCGATCATAATCAATGTCTAATTTATCACATATTTGCTTTACTTCATTAGCAAAAGAGACTTTAGTAGCCAAGAAACAGTTAGTGATATATTTTACCATTTCCGCCGTTACAGCATTTGTACGGGTAATTGATACGTTGGGAAAAGCAATTTGATACACTTGCTTTACTTCGTCTGTGGCTTCATAGGGACCGCCAATCACAATTCTTTCCTGGTTTTTAAAATCCTCAATAGCACTTCGCTCTCGTAAAAATTCAGGATTAAAACACACATAAACTGAT
This genomic window contains:
- a CDS encoding nucleotide sugar dehydrogenase — its product is MITKCGVVGQGFVGTAVREGLRNSFQVVTYDIKQPDDLVVYSATGTETIPAIDRLNKLVETTDGPIFVCLPTPMKPDGSCDISIVEGVVKDINECAPNRVVAIKSTIPPGTTDYLNTSYTSVYVCFNPEFLRERSAIEDFKNQERIVIGGPYEATDEVKQVYQIAFPNVSITRTNAVTAEMVKYITNCFLATKVSFANEVKQICDKLDIDYDRVIEIATKDSRLGTSHWGVPGNDGTGLCGFSGSCFPKDLNGLMYLARELKIDPKVMQAVWDKNLEIRPEKDWEKMIGRAVV